From the genome of Nicotiana sylvestris chromosome 2, ASM39365v2, whole genome shotgun sequence, one region includes:
- the LOC104211704 gene encoding cysteine-rich receptor-like protein kinase 10 isoform X2 — MKGLVTARTVIITVVPTVTVVILIVCTFVILRKRQKRKHLLNPIESIHGDDTTTAESLQYDFSAIQAATDNFSNANKLGQGGFGPVYKGKLPNGQEVAVKRLSVGSGQGDLEFKNEVLLVARLQHRNLVRLRGFCLDGTERLLVYEFVPNASLDHFLFDSVKRRQLDWEKRYKIIGGIAKGILYLHEDSRLRIIHRDLKASNVLLDADMNPKISDFGMARLFTLDETQGNTRRIVGTYGYMAPEYAMHGQFSVKSDVFSFGVLVLEILSGQRNTRFRNGESVEDLLSYAWTNWREGTSSNLIDPILRGSSGIVRDITRCIHIALLCVQQNAADRPTMAAVVLMLSSLSLSLPVPSGPAYSMHNVGNPENSLIQEYNSRMSRSSQNEVSITELYPR, encoded by the exons TAACTGCTCGAACTGTCATCATTACTGTTGTGCCCACTGTCACGGTTGTTATTCTTATTGTTTGTACTTTTGTCATCTTGAGGAAGAGGCAAAAGAGGAAGCACCTGCTGAACCCAATTGAGA GCATACATGGGGATGATACTACTACTGCAGAATCCTTGCAATATGATTTTTCTGCAATTCAAGCAGCAACAGATAACTTCTCAAATGCAAATAAGTTGGGACAAGGCGGATTTGGTCCTGTGTACAAG GGTAAGCTTCCAAATGGACAAGAAGTAGCGGTAAAAAGATTGTCAGTAGGTTCAGGCCAAGGTGATCTAGAATTCAAAAACGAGGTGCTGCTGGTTGCCAGGCTTCAACACAGGAATTTGGTTAGGCTGCGAGGATTTTGTCTAGATGGAACAGAGAGACTTCTTGTCTATGAATTTGTTCCTAATGCAAGCCTTGACCATTTTTTATTTG ATTCGGTTAAACGTAGGCAACTGGATTGGGAAAAGCGATACAAAATCATAGGAGGCATTGCTAAGGGAATTCTTTATCTTCATGAGGATTCTAGACTTCGTATCATTCATCGTGATCTCAAAGCTAGTAACGTTCTACTAGATGCAGATATGAATCCTAAAATCTCAGACTTTGGCATGGCAAGGCTATTCACATTGGATGAAACTCAAGGCAACACAAGAAGAATCGTTGGGACCTA TGGATATATGGCACCAGAGTACGCAATGCACGGACAATTTTCAGTCAAATCAGATGTTTTTAGCTTTGGAGTACTAGTCCTAGAAATTTTAAGTGGCCAAAGAAACACTCGTTTCAGAAATGGAGAATCTGTGGAAGACCTTCTGAGCTAT GCTTGGACAAACTGGCGTGAAGGAACATCTTCAAATTTGATAGACCCCATATTGAGGGGAAGCTCAGGAATAGTTCGTGATATAACGAGATGCATCCACATAGCTTTATTGTGTGTTCAACAAAATGCTGCAGATAGACCAACTATGGCTGCAGTAGTTCTCATGCTCAGTAGCCTCTCTCTGAGCCTTCCAGTGCCTTCAGGGCCTGCATACTCTATGCACAATGTTGGTAACCCGGAGAATTCACTTATTCAAGAATACAATTCAAGAATGTCCCGTTCATCACAAAATGAGGTGTCGATAACTGAGTTATATCCAAGATAA